A single region of the Acidobacteriota bacterium genome encodes:
- a CDS encoding PadR family transcriptional regulator, translated as MTPASPRNQLLYGTLDLLILRTLVYGPAHGHAIAGHIQRVSEDALRIETGSLYPALHRLEARGWIAAKWKTSDKGKRARYYRLTRTGRRQFVVEQSRWQQLSVAVTRVLRPAE; from the coding sequence ATGACGCCAGCAAGCCCCCGCAACCAGCTTCTCTACGGAACCCTCGACCTGCTCATCCTGCGCACGCTGGTCTACGGCCCGGCGCACGGTCACGCGATCGCCGGGCACATCCAGCGCGTATCGGAAGACGCGCTCCGCATCGAGACCGGCTCCCTGTACCCGGCCCTTCACCGGCTGGAGGCACGCGGCTGGATCGCGGCGAAGTGGAAGACCTCCGACAAGGGCAAGCGCGCCAGGTACTACCGGCTCACCAGAACCGGGCGGCGGCAGTTCGTCGTCGAGCAGTCACGGTGGCAGCAACTCTCGGTTGCCGTGACCAGGGTGCTGCGTCCGGCGGAGTAG
- a CDS encoding HlyD family efflux transporter periplasmic adaptor subunit: MDVARPDLARKKKLRRVTYYSLGGFLLVLVTLGLQQVQPSAPRVDRDALYIDTVRRGPMVREVRGRGTLVPENIRWIPATTEGTVERIVIDPGAEVTPDSVIVELSNPELEHQAREAELNLRAAEARYENRKVELESELLMQKAGLASVEAALVVARLEADADAELAKDGLASAIELQRAQASKREHETRFALEEERLGIAETTKAAKLAVEQAEVDRLRAIWQLRLDQVAALRVRAGMHGVLQQVPVEEGQRVTAGTSLARVGDPTALKAELRIAETQAKDVQIGQVASVDTRNGIVPGRVVRIDPAVEEGTVTVDVALDGDLPRGARPDLTVAGTIELERLEDVVFVGRPVVGQEESEVGLFRLDGEGNGATRTRVLLGRSSANTIEVLDGLVPGDQVVLSDMSAWDEFDRLRID; encoded by the coding sequence ATGGACGTCGCGAGACCGGACCTGGCGCGGAAGAAGAAGCTTCGCCGGGTGACGTACTACTCGCTCGGAGGCTTCCTGCTGGTGCTGGTCACGCTCGGTCTGCAGCAGGTGCAGCCGTCGGCGCCGCGCGTCGACCGGGACGCTCTCTATATCGACACGGTGCGACGGGGCCCGATGGTGCGGGAAGTCCGGGGGCGAGGAACCCTGGTGCCGGAGAACATCCGCTGGATCCCCGCCACGACGGAAGGCACTGTCGAGAGGATCGTGATCGATCCGGGCGCCGAAGTGACGCCGGACTCGGTGATCGTCGAACTGAGCAACCCGGAACTCGAGCACCAGGCCAGGGAAGCGGAGCTCAACCTCCGCGCCGCCGAGGCCCGCTACGAGAATCGAAAGGTGGAGCTCGAGAGTGAGCTATTGATGCAGAAGGCGGGACTTGCGAGCGTGGAGGCTGCGCTAGTTGTGGCGCGGCTCGAGGCGGACGCAGACGCCGAACTCGCCAAGGACGGTCTGGCTTCGGCGATCGAACTCCAGCGGGCGCAGGCGTCGAAGCGGGAACATGAAACGCGCTTCGCCCTGGAGGAGGAGCGCCTCGGCATCGCGGAAACGACGAAGGCGGCCAAGCTCGCGGTCGAGCAGGCCGAAGTGGATCGTTTACGCGCGATCTGGCAACTGCGGCTCGATCAGGTCGCGGCTCTGCGGGTCCGCGCCGGCATGCATGGCGTTCTCCAGCAGGTGCCGGTCGAGGAGGGGCAGCGCGTCACCGCGGGCACCAGTCTGGCCCGGGTCGGCGACCCGACGGCGCTGAAGGCTGAACTGCGGATTGCCGAGACCCAGGCGAAGGACGTTCAGATCGGGCAGGTCGCCTCGGTCGACACGCGAAACGGCATCGTCCCCGGCAGGGTGGTCAGGATCGATCCGGCGGTCGAAGAGGGGACCGTCACGGTCGATGTCGCGCTGGACGGCGATCTTCCGCGCGGGGCCAGGCCGGACCTGACGGTCGCCGGAACCATCGAGCTCGAACGGCTCGAGGACGTGGTCTTCGTCGGTCGGCCCGTCGTCGGCCAGGAAGAGAGCGAGGTCGGTCTCTTCCGACTGGACGGCGAGGGGAACGGCGCTACGCGCACACGTGTGCTCCTGGGCAGAAGCTCCGCCAACACGATCGAGGTGCTGGACGGATTGGTTCCGGGCGATCAGGTCGTCCTGTCGGACATGTCCGCCTGGGATGAGTTCGACCGCCTCCGTATCGACTGA
- a CDS encoding ABC transporter permease, which translates to MLKQFLFRLRSSWDRRRRDAELDDEIRFHLAEEAEERVEAGLSPERAHAEARRDFGNVTLIRERTRETWGWAPVELLLKDIRAAFRMMRRNTGYTCAVVLTLALGIGLNAPMYEMLSRLFLQPPPHIEDPDRVHRLWVSERIDPGDRGASTGRTWVVDAMQWLDFEALAADSALIDGVAGHRVSFRTNGRGQRAENLTVSWVTGEFFDFLGVAPTAGRLIAATDDHLAAQPVAVVSDGYRRQRFGSAEEALGTTVSFEDVTYLVVGVLPRGFSGPRSNAVDVWLPLEHAATASRGNSWRRYGTTFYLTPFVRLAPGATEEAAGAAVTAAVRAARAASRFPDSLDREATVALGPILRTRGPVTLRRHMRLPLIAGGITFVVLLIAAVNMSNLLMLRVAARRRELAVRYALGLGRWGIGRLLVTESLVLAAVSGVVALAVAAATGDALRRTLLPSHQWADHPLGATAVGFTGIAVLGIGLAAALAPAVYAARSRGIERLDSSRGASALGTPVRTGLIVVQAALSVVLLSGTAVFYRSFEAARQVDVGYAKEHLLTVTLGSFHGDTRLDGLDGIPLDESSIRAMESRLRDLPGVLDVAQGTSSPMSGSGAAYADLRIDGLDRLPFRSGPHVNFTTPNFFDVAGLDMREGRGFTEWDREATQKVAVVSTSFAQQAWPGQSAVGRCLFVSGAADCTTVVGVVEPAVNWTLPEADPVYYLPISQASSDPTLSGWTSIQRALIVRTASSPGRVESPVLAALAELFPELPGHHVRNLSTQFASRIRTWRTGTRLFAASAMLAVLLAAIGLYAVIAFGVRQREHEFGIRRALGARASNLLHMVLARGFALAAAGVAAGTIAALWAGRFVEPLLFDGRSPRDPLAFAVAALVLLAIAVMASFLPARRAARADPRQALEAE; encoded by the coding sequence ATGCTGAAGCAGTTCCTGTTTCGCCTGCGTTCGAGCTGGGACCGGCGGCGGAGGGACGCCGAGCTCGACGACGAGATCCGCTTCCATCTCGCCGAAGAAGCGGAAGAGCGAGTCGAGGCGGGCCTGTCTCCCGAACGAGCCCATGCCGAAGCACGGCGCGACTTCGGCAACGTCACGCTGATTCGCGAGCGGACCCGCGAGACCTGGGGCTGGGCGCCCGTGGAGCTGCTCCTCAAGGACATCCGCGCCGCCTTCCGGATGATGCGGCGCAACACCGGCTACACCTGCGCCGTGGTCCTCACCCTGGCCCTCGGCATTGGCCTGAACGCCCCGATGTACGAGATGCTGTCCCGCCTCTTTCTCCAGCCGCCACCCCACATCGAGGACCCGGACCGCGTTCATCGCCTCTGGGTCAGCGAGCGCATCGATCCAGGCGATCGCGGCGCCTCCACGGGACGAACCTGGGTAGTCGATGCGATGCAGTGGCTCGACTTCGAGGCCCTGGCCGCAGACAGCGCACTCATCGACGGCGTCGCGGGCCACCGAGTCTCGTTCAGGACGAACGGCCGCGGTCAGCGCGCCGAGAATCTCACCGTCTCCTGGGTCACGGGAGAGTTCTTCGACTTCCTTGGCGTGGCTCCTACGGCCGGAAGGTTGATCGCCGCCACGGACGACCACCTGGCGGCGCAACCCGTTGCCGTGGTCAGCGACGGCTACCGGCGGCAGCGGTTCGGCAGCGCGGAGGAAGCGCTCGGCACGACGGTCAGCTTCGAGGACGTCACCTACCTCGTCGTCGGCGTGCTGCCGCGCGGCTTCTCCGGACCCCGCTCGAACGCAGTCGACGTCTGGCTCCCTCTTGAACACGCCGCAACCGCCAGCCGGGGGAACAGCTGGAGACGGTACGGAACCACCTTCTACCTCACACCGTTCGTCCGGCTGGCGCCCGGCGCGACGGAGGAGGCCGCCGGGGCCGCGGTGACTGCCGCTGTCCGGGCGGCGCGCGCCGCCTCGCGGTTCCCGGACTCCCTGGACCGCGAGGCGACCGTGGCTCTCGGCCCGATCCTTCGAACCCGCGGCCCCGTCACGCTGCGGCGCCACATGCGCCTGCCGCTGATCGCAGGCGGGATCACCTTCGTGGTGCTCCTCATCGCGGCCGTCAACATGTCGAACCTGCTGATGCTGCGGGTCGCTGCCAGACGACGCGAATTGGCGGTGCGCTACGCACTCGGCCTGGGACGATGGGGAATCGGACGTCTCCTGGTGACGGAGAGCCTGGTGCTCGCCGCCGTCTCGGGCGTTGTCGCCCTGGCCGTTGCCGCAGCCACCGGCGACGCGCTTCGCCGCACGCTCCTGCCGAGTCACCAGTGGGCCGACCATCCGCTGGGCGCCACGGCCGTCGGCTTCACCGGAATCGCCGTCCTCGGGATCGGCTTGGCGGCCGCCCTGGCCCCTGCCGTGTACGCGGCGCGCAGCCGGGGAATCGAAAGGCTCGACAGCTCCCGGGGCGCCAGCGCACTCGGAACCCCCGTCCGCACCGGCCTGATCGTGGTCCAGGCCGCGCTGTCGGTCGTCCTGCTCAGCGGGACGGCCGTGTTCTACCGTTCCTTCGAAGCGGCGCGCCAGGTGGATGTCGGCTACGCCAAGGAGCACCTGCTCACGGTGACTTTGGGGAGCTTTCACGGCGACACCCGCCTGGATGGCCTGGACGGCATCCCGCTCGACGAGAGCTCAATCCGCGCCATGGAGTCCCGCCTCCGGGATCTGCCCGGGGTGCTGGACGTCGCCCAGGGTACGAGTTCACCGATGTCGGGAAGCGGCGCGGCGTACGCGGACCTGCGCATCGACGGGCTCGACCGCCTGCCGTTCCGCTCCGGGCCCCATGTGAACTTCACTACGCCCAACTTCTTCGATGTCGCAGGGCTGGACATGCGGGAAGGCCGCGGCTTCACGGAATGGGACCGCGAAGCCACGCAGAAGGTCGCGGTGGTCAGCACGTCGTTCGCCCAGCAGGCCTGGCCCGGTCAGAGCGCCGTCGGCCGTTGTCTGTTCGTCAGCGGTGCCGCCGACTGCACGACGGTGGTCGGCGTGGTGGAACCAGCAGTGAACTGGACTCTGCCTGAAGCGGACCCGGTCTACTACCTGCCCATCTCCCAGGCGTCATCCGATCCGACCCTGTCGGGATGGACGAGCATCCAGCGTGCGCTGATCGTCCGAACCGCCTCAAGCCCCGGGCGCGTCGAGTCGCCGGTGCTTGCCGCCCTGGCCGAGCTGTTTCCAGAACTGCCGGGACACCACGTCCGGAACCTCTCCACTCAGTTCGCATCGCGCATTCGCACCTGGAGAACCGGAACCCGCCTGTTCGCCGCCTCCGCGATGCTCGCGGTGTTGCTCGCCGCCATCGGGCTCTATGCCGTCATCGCGTTCGGCGTACGGCAGCGTGAGCACGAGTTCGGCATCCGGCGCGCCCTGGGCGCCAGGGCGTCGAACCTCCTGCACATGGTGCTGGCGCGCGGCTTCGCCCTAGCGGCGGCCGGTGTCGCGGCCGGTACGATCGCCGCGCTCTGGGCGGGCCGCTTCGTCGAACCGCTGCTCTTCGATGGCCGCAGCCCACGCGATCCGCTGGCGTTCGCGGTTGCGGCACTAGTGCTCCTGGCGATCGCCGTGATGGCCTCATTCCTGCCGGCTCGCCGCGCCGCCCGCGCTGATCCTCGTCAGGCGCTGGAGGCGGAGTAG
- a CDS encoding ABC transporter ATP-binding protein encodes MNTLIHLENVSKVFYTDEIETHALDGVTLDIDSGEYVAVSGPSGCGKSTLLSILGLLDTPTAGDYTLNGYPVAQLRQSERARIRNREIGFIFQNFNLIGDLTVYENVELPLTYRGIRPRERRELVGQALEKVEMAPRAKHLPSQLSGGQQQRVAVARAVAGQPSILLADEPTGNLDSKNGGAVMDLLRTLHEEGSTICMVTHDPRYADYAEREIHLFDGRATT; translated from the coding sequence ATGAATACGCTGATTCATCTGGAGAACGTCTCGAAGGTCTTCTACACGGACGAGATCGAGACCCACGCGCTCGATGGGGTCACTCTCGACATCGACTCGGGCGAGTACGTGGCGGTGTCCGGGCCATCCGGCTGCGGCAAGTCGACCCTGCTGTCGATCCTCGGTCTGCTCGATACACCGACCGCTGGCGACTACACGCTGAACGGCTACCCGGTGGCGCAGCTCCGGCAGTCCGAGCGAGCGCGGATCCGTAACCGGGAGATCGGCTTCATCTTCCAGAACTTCAACCTGATCGGCGACCTGACCGTCTACGAGAACGTCGAGCTTCCGCTCACGTATCGGGGAATCCGGCCGAGGGAGCGGCGCGAGCTGGTCGGTCAGGCACTGGAGAAGGTGGAGATGGCGCCGCGCGCGAAGCACCTGCCGAGCCAGCTCTCCGGAGGGCAGCAGCAGCGGGTCGCCGTCGCGCGTGCCGTTGCCGGCCAGCCCTCGATCCTGCTCGCCGACGAGCCGACGGGCAACCTCGACTCGAAGAACGGCGGCGCGGTGATGGACCTGCTGCGGACGCTGCACGAGGAAGGGTCGACGATCTGCATGGTCACCCACGATCCCCGCTACGCCGACTATGCGGAGAGGGAGATACATCTCTTCGACGGGCGGGCCACGACCTGA
- a CDS encoding ABC transporter permease, with translation MLHVLYNRLRSVWHRRRKDAELDEEIRFHLAEEVEERVDAGLAPEQAHAEARRGFGNVLLTRELTREAWGWAPAERFLRDVGAAFRMMRRNAGYTCAVVLTLALGIGLNAPMYEMLSRLFLQPPPHIEDPDAVHRVWLSERDDSDDRGVFTGPASAWDRMQWLEFSALSADNGPTGAVAGYTAPRFMPNGRGQTAENLSVSWVTGEFLDLLGVEPTIGRLIGPEDDDPAAAPVAVVSDGYRRERFASPQEALGATLEFDDVTYVVVGVLPPGFSGPDPDGVDVWLPLEPAVTALRGDRWQSFGSGFYLTPLARLPRGLTPETAGAAATAAVRAARADSPFGDSLDPEATVVLGSILRTRGPSSPSGEIRLALVVGGVTLLVLLIATVNMSNLLLVRVAARRRELAVRYALGAGRWGVGRLLAIESLVLATVSGAVALAVAAVAGRTLRLTLLPGHQGTVDALNFTAVGFTGFAVLAVGLGAAIAPAVYAARSRQIERLDSSRGASALGTPVRTGLIVVQAALSLVLLSGTAVFYRSFEAARQVDVGYAKENLISVDLAGFRRTGPLDEAAIDALESRLRSLPVVLDVAQGTNSPMWGQAAMPPPRVEGLDRLPFNEGPYVGLTTSNFFRVAGLAIVEGRGFTEWDRAETQKVAVVDTMFAHGVWPGKSAVGQCLFFGQASTECTMVVGVVESALDRGLLDADRAAVYYLPISQASSNPIQAGFVNNMRTLVVRTRGNPGSAVQPTLLALADLFPDLPRDNVRSLQTVFAPRIRTWTIGTGLFGASAALAVLLAAIGLYAVIAFGVRQRELEFGIRRALGARASRLLRMVLARGFSLAAAGVAAGTLAALWAGRFVEPLLFDGRTPRDPLAFAAAALVLLTIAVMASLLPARRASRADPRQALEAE, from the coding sequence ATGCTGCACGTGCTCTACAATCGTCTGCGCTCCGTCTGGCATCGGCGACGCAAGGACGCCGAACTCGACGAGGAGATCCGCTTCCACCTGGCTGAGGAAGTGGAAGAACGGGTAGACGCCGGCCTGGCTCCCGAACAGGCGCACGCCGAGGCACGGCGCGGCTTCGGCAACGTCCTGCTGACTCGCGAACTGACCCGCGAAGCCTGGGGCTGGGCACCGGCGGAGCGCTTTCTCAGGGACGTCGGTGCCGCGTTCCGGATGATGCGACGCAACGCCGGCTATACCTGCGCCGTCGTCCTCACCCTGGCACTCGGCATCGGACTGAACGCCCCGATGTACGAGATGCTGTCGAGGCTCTTCCTTCAGCCGCCACCCCATATCGAGGACCCGGACGCCGTTCATCGCGTCTGGCTGAGCGAGCGCGACGACTCGGACGATCGCGGAGTCTTCACTGGCCCGGCCTCTGCGTGGGATCGGATGCAGTGGCTCGAATTCAGCGCACTGAGCGCCGACAACGGGCCCACCGGCGCGGTCGCGGGCTACACGGCACCCCGGTTCATGCCGAACGGACGCGGTCAGACTGCCGAGAACCTCAGCGTCTCCTGGGTCACGGGAGAGTTCCTGGATCTCCTGGGAGTAGAGCCCACGATCGGCCGGCTGATCGGCCCGGAGGACGACGACCCGGCGGCGGCACCCGTCGCCGTCGTCAGCGACGGCTACCGGCGGGAGAGGTTCGCCAGCCCGCAGGAAGCACTCGGCGCAACACTAGAATTCGACGACGTCACGTACGTCGTCGTCGGCGTGCTGCCACCCGGTTTCTCCGGACCGGATCCGGACGGGGTCGATGTCTGGCTACCTTTGGAACCGGCGGTAACGGCCTTGCGCGGGGACCGCTGGCAAAGCTTCGGAAGTGGCTTCTATCTGACGCCATTGGCCCGGCTTCCGCGCGGTCTGACCCCCGAGACCGCCGGCGCAGCGGCGACCGCCGCGGTCCGCGCGGCACGCGCCGACTCGCCCTTCGGGGACTCGCTCGACCCCGAAGCGACCGTCGTGCTGGGTTCCATCCTCAGGACCCGAGGTCCCTCCTCGCCGTCCGGCGAGATTCGCCTTGCACTGGTCGTCGGCGGCGTCACGCTGCTGGTCCTCCTCATTGCGACCGTCAACATGTCCAACCTTCTGTTGGTGCGAGTGGCGGCGCGCCGCCGCGAACTGGCGGTGCGCTACGCGCTCGGTGCCGGCAGATGGGGAGTCGGACGCCTGCTGGCGATAGAGAGTCTCGTGCTCGCCACGGTCTCTGGCGCCGTGGCGCTGGCCGTAGCCGCGGTTGCGGGCCGCACCCTGCGCCTCACCCTGCTGCCGGGACATCAGGGGACCGTGGACGCGCTGAACTTCACGGCTGTCGGCTTCACGGGGTTCGCCGTGCTTGCGGTCGGCCTCGGCGCGGCCATTGCGCCCGCCGTGTACGCGGCACGGAGCCGGCAGATCGAGAGGCTCGACAGCTCGCGAGGCGCCAGCGCACTCGGTACGCCGGTCCGCACCGGTTTGATCGTCGTTCAGGCCGCGCTATCTCTGGTGCTCCTCAGCGGAACCGCCGTCTTTTACCGCTCGTTCGAGGCGGCGCGTCAGGTCGACGTCGGCTACGCGAAGGAGAACCTGATCTCGGTGGACCTGGCGGGCTTTCGCCGCACCGGGCCGCTCGATGAGGCCGCGATCGACGCTCTGGAGTCCCGCCTCCGGTCACTACCGGTCGTCCTCGATGTCGCCCAGGGAACGAACTCACCGATGTGGGGGCAGGCCGCGATGCCGCCACCACGGGTCGAAGGGCTGGACCGCCTGCCGTTCAACGAAGGTCCCTACGTAGGCCTAACGACGTCCAACTTCTTCCGCGTCGCGGGCTTGGCGATTGTGGAAGGTCGCGGCTTTACCGAGTGGGATCGCGCCGAGACCCAGAAGGTCGCGGTCGTGGACACGATGTTCGCCCACGGCGTCTGGCCCGGCAAGAGCGCCGTGGGCCAGTGCCTCTTCTTCGGCCAAGCGTCCACGGAGTGCACCATGGTCGTCGGCGTCGTGGAATCCGCCCTCGACAGGGGCCTGCTGGACGCCGACCGCGCCGCCGTTTACTACCTGCCCATCTCCCAGGCTTCGTCGAACCCCATTCAGGCCGGCTTCGTGAACAACATGCGCACGCTGGTCGTGCGGACTCGCGGGAACCCCGGGAGCGCGGTGCAGCCAACGCTCCTCGCCCTGGCGGACCTGTTCCCCGACCTCCCGCGCGACAACGTCCGGAGCCTCCAGACTGTCTTCGCGCCGCGGATCCGTACGTGGACGATCGGTACGGGGCTGTTCGGCGCCTCCGCCGCCCTGGCGGTGCTACTCGCCGCCATCGGGCTCTATGCGGTCATCGCGTTCGGTGTGCGCCAACGCGAACTGGAGTTCGGCATCCGTCGCGCCTTGGGCGCCAGGGCGTCGCGCCTCCTGCGCATGGTGCTGGCGCGTGGCTTCTCCCTGGCCGCGGCCGGCGTCGCAGCCGGCACGCTCGCCGCGCTGTGGGCGGGCAGGTTCGTGGAACCCCTGCTCTTCGACGGCCGGACTCCCCGCGACCCGCTGGCGTTCGCCGCCGCTGCGCTCGTACTCCTGACCATAGCCGTGATGGCCTCCTTGCTGCCGGCCCGCCGGGCCTCTCGCGCCGACCCTCGTCAGGCGTTGGAGGCTGAGTAG